The Methylotenera sp. G11 genome includes a window with the following:
- the arfB gene encoding alternative ribosome rescue aminoacyl-tRNA hydrolase ArfB: MSIIHIPETEYTLTAIRAQGAGGQNVNKVSSAIHLRFDIGASSLSDWLKARLLHLKDSRISADGVLVLKAQQYRTQEANKRDAVQRLHDIVNAANQVSPTRHATRPTRGSTRRRLESKTQRGHIKQLRGKIAAE, translated from the coding sequence ATGTCCATTATCCATATCCCGGAAACTGAATACACGCTCACCGCGATTCGCGCGCAGGGTGCGGGCGGCCAGAACGTGAATAAGGTTTCCAGCGCGATACACCTGCGTTTCGATATTGGCGCATCTTCTTTAAGTGACTGGCTCAAGGCCAGGCTGCTGCATCTGAAAGACAGCCGTATCAGCGCTGATGGGGTGCTGGTGCTGAAAGCCCAACAGTACCGGACGCAGGAGGCCAACAAAAGGGATGCGGTGCAGCGCCTGCATGACATTGTGAATGCAGCAAATCAGGTCAGCCCGACGCGCCACGCTACGCGCCCGACGCGGGGTTCTACCCGGCGCAGATTGGAAAGTAAGACGCAACGCGGGCATATCAAGCAATTACGTGGCAAAATAGCGGCTGAATAA
- the tsaB gene encoding tRNA (adenosine(37)-N6)-threonylcarbamoyltransferase complex dimerization subunit type 1 TsaB, translating to MKLLAFDTSTEYLSLALMQEDGLSTFDVLAGQSHSQLILPQIQVLLDGAGLRLADLHGIAFGAGPGSFTGVRIAAGVAQGLAFGAGLPVAGVCTLQALAEASGADKVIACLDARMGEVYHAAYVRASGTWQTVMEPGLYKPDAVPAIEGEGWTGAGSGWKAYGALLGQAYQSQLRETMPELLPGAGAILHLAQPRFASGQALPAAEAMPIYIRNRVALKTAEREQGLRL from the coding sequence GTGAAACTCCTAGCCTTCGACACCTCTACCGAATACTTATCCCTGGCACTCATGCAGGAGGATGGGCTGTCTACGTTTGACGTATTGGCCGGCCAAAGCCATTCACAGCTGATATTGCCGCAGATTCAGGTTTTACTGGATGGTGCCGGCCTACGGCTGGCAGACCTGCATGGCATCGCTTTCGGTGCCGGGCCCGGATCTTTCACCGGTGTGCGTATTGCGGCGGGAGTTGCGCAAGGTCTGGCTTTTGGCGCCGGGTTGCCGGTAGCAGGCGTTTGTACCTTGCAGGCACTCGCCGAGGCGAGCGGTGCCGATAAAGTGATTGCCTGCCTGGATGCGCGCATGGGTGAGGTTTACCATGCGGCTTATGTCAGGGCGTCCGGCACCTGGCAAACCGTGATGGAACCGGGTCTGTATAAACCGGATGCAGTGCCTGCCATCGAAGGCGAGGGCTGGACCGGTGCCGGCAGCGGCTGGAAAGCTTACGGGGCATTGCTGGGCCAGGCATATCAAAGCCAGTTGCGGGAAACGATGCCTGAATTATTGCCGGGTGCCGGCGCGATATTGCATCTGGCCCAGCCCAGGTTTGCGAGCGGGCAGGCCCTGCCGGCCGCCGAGGCCATGCCGATCTACATACGAAACCGGGTGGCGCTTAAAACAGCCGAGCGTGAGCAGGGCTTGCGTTTATGA